In Ectothiorhodospira sp. BSL-9, a single window of DNA contains:
- a CDS encoding XrtA-associated tyrosine autokinase, with amino-acid sequence MSDNDRDLSLIEKAARRLREQEEGKASDASPPPAFERTQVHARVAEQPESTPKPDSEATQVAAQDEGGLGANPAEQAPLHPLPDVPPPPPDLNPERDRYVELNLAHLREQGFVTAGSERTQVAEEFRMIKRPLLANAFGRGADLVEQGNLVMVTSAKSGEGKTFTAINLAISIAMEMDKTVLLVDADVGRSRVHEILGTPMGPGLIDLLLDDNLDVGDVMIKTNIPKLRVVPMGKYHPHANELLASEDMLRLTKELAERYPDRMVIFDSPPLLLTSEAAVLGTLLGQIVFVVESEKTLQGAVNDALAMLDHSKPIGLVLNKMRSSLISRYAGYGYGYGYGYGYAKQDKDQPAQGSAA; translated from the coding sequence GATCGAGATTTGAGCCTGATCGAAAAGGCTGCCCGCCGCCTGCGGGAGCAGGAGGAGGGCAAGGCAAGCGACGCTTCGCCCCCGCCTGCTTTCGAGCGGACACAGGTCCATGCCCGGGTGGCCGAACAGCCCGAGTCCACTCCGAAACCGGATTCGGAAGCAACTCAAGTGGCTGCCCAGGACGAGGGCGGCCTCGGGGCCAATCCGGCAGAGCAGGCCCCCCTGCATCCCCTGCCGGATGTACCTCCGCCCCCGCCGGACCTGAATCCCGAACGGGACCGTTACGTGGAACTCAACCTGGCCCATCTGCGAGAGCAGGGATTTGTCACCGCTGGCTCCGAGCGTACCCAGGTGGCCGAAGAGTTCCGCATGATCAAGCGCCCGCTGCTGGCCAATGCCTTCGGCCGCGGTGCCGACCTGGTGGAACAGGGCAATCTGGTGATGGTGACCAGCGCCAAGTCCGGCGAGGGCAAGACCTTTACGGCCATCAACCTGGCCATCAGCATCGCCATGGAGATGGACAAGACGGTGCTGCTGGTGGATGCTGACGTGGGGCGCTCCCGTGTGCATGAGATCCTGGGCACCCCCATGGGCCCCGGGCTCATCGACCTGCTGCTGGACGATAACCTGGATGTGGGCGATGTGATGATCAAGACCAACATCCCCAAACTGCGTGTCGTGCCCATGGGTAAATACCATCCCCATGCCAACGAGTTGCTGGCCAGTGAGGACATGCTGCGTCTGACCAAGGAGCTGGCGGAACGCTACCCGGACCGCATGGTGATCTTCGATTCCCCGCCGCTGCTGCTCACCAGCGAGGCGGCCGTGCTGGGTACCCTCCTGGGGCAGATCGTCTTCGTGGTGGAATCCGAGAAGACCCTCCAGGGGGCCGTCAACGATGCCCTGGCCATGCTGGATCATTCCAAGCCCATCGGGCTGGTGCTCAACAAGATGCGCTCGTCCCTGATCAGTCGCTACGCCGGCTATGGGTATGGCTACGGCTATGGTTATGGCTACGCGAAACAGGACAAAGACCAACCAGCACAGGGATCCGCCGCATGA
- a CDS encoding TIGR03016 family PEP-CTERM system-associated outer membrane protein — MSRPWGGALLGGAALLILSSDAAANRWDFTPRASVSQTYTDNVNLASDSGDKESESISQLNTGFSLSRGGGRTDLNLGYNLQSLAYWGDDSRNTVNHTFSGNSTTELLRESFFVDASASYRERLVDGRDGFAGDTITDGNRTGVATYRVSPYWRQQFGRFAGGEVRYTWDKTDYQDASVEGSGSESNRVQASLNSGPQFTTIGWGLTYSWDRSDFEDGSQTTFESIEGLVRLNLTPQFSVFAAGGEERNDFERDITRADPDDSFWRAGFTWLPTPRTSLDAFYGERFFGDTYGLTLNHRFRHAAWSIAYSETVTTQSRVELVEAGTGLIISPIEGTDEFEIIEVPLFDQELVPDVFISRQLSVSASGQRSKVSWSVRGARQEREFETVRGDQEVNSLTTSTSYQLAPRTSAQASLQWQGTEYDVDNRKDDLYALSFGLSRTLGPRTSASLTYRHQQRDSDLPGGDYEENRVTATLSATF, encoded by the coding sequence ATGAGTCGCCCATGGGGTGGCGCGCTGCTGGGGGGCGCGGCCCTGCTCATCCTGAGCAGCGACGCCGCCGCCAACCGCTGGGACTTCACGCCCCGGGCCAGCGTGTCGCAGACCTACACGGATAACGTCAACCTGGCCTCCGACTCGGGCGACAAGGAGTCCGAGTCCATCAGTCAGCTCAATACCGGCTTTTCGCTCAGCCGCGGCGGCGGGCGCACGGACCTGAATCTGGGCTACAACCTGCAAAGCCTGGCCTACTGGGGCGATGACAGTCGCAATACGGTGAATCACACCTTTTCCGGCAACAGCACCACCGAGCTGCTCCGGGAAAGCTTCTTCGTGGATGCCTCCGCCAGTTACCGGGAGCGATTGGTGGATGGCCGGGATGGCTTTGCCGGGGATACGATCACCGATGGCAACAGAACGGGCGTGGCCACCTACCGGGTGAGCCCCTACTGGCGCCAGCAGTTCGGGCGCTTTGCCGGAGGTGAGGTGCGCTACACCTGGGACAAGACAGACTATCAGGATGCCAGCGTGGAGGGCTCCGGGAGTGAGTCCAACCGTGTTCAGGCGAGCCTCAACAGTGGTCCGCAGTTCACCACGATTGGTTGGGGCCTGACCTATAGCTGGGACCGAAGCGACTTCGAGGATGGCTCCCAGACCACCTTCGAGTCCATCGAGGGGCTGGTGCGGCTTAATCTCACGCCTCAGTTCAGTGTGTTTGCCGCTGGAGGAGAAGAGCGCAATGATTTCGAGCGCGACATTACCCGGGCAGATCCCGATGACAGCTTCTGGCGCGCCGGGTTTACCTGGTTGCCCACCCCGCGTACTTCTCTGGACGCCTTCTATGGCGAGCGGTTTTTCGGTGATACCTACGGACTGACCCTGAACCACCGGTTCCGGCATGCCGCATGGTCGATTGCCTATTCGGAGACTGTGACCACACAAAGCCGCGTTGAACTGGTCGAGGCAGGCACTGGCCTGATCATTTCTCCGATCGAGGGCACAGATGAGTTTGAAATCATCGAAGTACCCCTTTTCGATCAGGAGCTTGTACCCGACGTGTTTATCTCCCGCCAACTCAGCGTCAGCGCCTCCGGCCAGCGCTCCAAAGTCTCCTGGAGTGTCCGCGGCGCCCGCCAGGAGCGTGAGTTTGAAACCGTAAGAGGTGATCAGGAGGTCAACTCCCTCACCACCTCCACCAGCTACCAACTGGCCCCCCGCACCAGTGCCCAGGCCAGCCTGCAATGGCAAGGCACCGAGTACGATGTGGACAACCGCAAGGACGACCTCTACGCCCTCAGCTTCGGTTTGAGCCGCACGCTGGGGCCACGCACTTCCGCCTCATTGACCTACCGCCATCAGCAGCGTGACTCGGACCTGCCGGGCGGCGACTACGAAGAAAACCGGGTGACCGCCACACTCAGCGCCACGTTCTAG